In Bacteroidota bacterium, a single genomic region encodes these proteins:
- a CDS encoding S8 family serine peptidase, protein MKFFFTYIVFFLALNLQSQSKYAVELVDKSSDRVEDYIQHPEEMLSQRSIDRRIDQNIHLDSKDVPIDPLLIQECINTGAEVLSSSKWLNILYVSAGEEQRAQLEKLSFVKSVTALQESVMSKAVEDQAYLPAKKSSSIYGLSDDFIKQIRVDYLHDKGYTGKNIQIAVFDTGFPGVDILEEFKEVGVKGSYNFVEGATDVYKNNYHGTMVLSTMGVNKPGTYVGSAYEADYWLFTTEDINSETPLEEFNWIEAAEYADSVGADVINSSVGYYDYESPYISYAYEDMDGKTTHISKGATIAASRGILVVVSAGNEGNKDWNYIVTPSDAVDVLAVGAVDKYGIAAPFTSYGPSSDGRIKPDISAMGVSVPVFNEYGEIKTLNGTSFSSPITAGSLACLRQAFPGASVKAIIEVLHSTASLDGNTDDRLGYGIANFEQAYLELEKSLSQVEDELIGLKILPNPVKEILKVRGLDDKKYIYSICDSSGRMVLSGSDNLNNGIDLSILKKGYYQLIILNGNTKINLGFIK, encoded by the coding sequence TTGAAATTCTTTTTTACATACATAGTATTTTTTCTAGCATTAAATCTACAGTCTCAAAGCAAGTATGCTGTTGAGTTAGTTGATAAATCGAGTGACAGGGTAGAGGATTACATCCAACATCCTGAAGAAATGCTTTCGCAAAGATCAATTGACAGACGTATAGATCAAAACATTCATCTTGATTCTAAAGATGTACCTATCGATCCTTTGTTGATACAAGAATGTATTAATACCGGTGCAGAAGTTTTATCTTCATCAAAATGGCTGAACATTCTTTACGTTAGTGCGGGAGAGGAACAGAGAGCTCAATTAGAAAAGCTTTCGTTTGTAAAGAGTGTAACTGCACTTCAGGAGTCAGTTATGTCGAAAGCTGTAGAAGATCAGGCATATTTACCGGCAAAAAAGAGTAGTTCTATATACGGTCTGAGTGATGATTTTATTAAGCAAATAAGGGTAGATTACCTGCACGATAAAGGATATACAGGAAAAAATATACAAATAGCTGTTTTTGACACAGGTTTTCCGGGAGTGGATATTTTGGAAGAGTTTAAAGAAGTAGGGGTAAAGGGAAGCTATAATTTTGTTGAAGGTGCAACAGATGTGTATAAAAATAATTATCACGGAACTATGGTATTGAGTACTATGGGAGTTAATAAGCCCGGTACATATGTAGGATCTGCTTATGAGGCTGATTACTGGTTGTTTACAACTGAGGATATTAACAGTGAAACGCCATTAGAAGAATTTAACTGGATAGAAGCTGCGGAGTATGCCGATAGTGTAGGAGCAGATGTTATTAATTCGTCGGTAGGATATTATGATTATGAATCACCTTATATCTCTTATGCCTATGAAGATATGGATGGGAAAACTACTCATATTTCAAAGGGAGCGACTATAGCCGCAAGTAGAGGGATTCTGGTTGTTGTAAGTGCCGGTAATGAAGGAAATAAAGACTGGAATTATATTGTTACTCCATCCGATGCTGTGGATGTTTTAGCCGTAGGGGCTGTTGATAAATACGGCATTGCGGCACCCTTTACTTCATACGGACCCAGTTCTGATGGAAGAATAAAACCTGACATTTCTGCCATGGGTGTTTCTGTACCTGTTTTTAATGAATATGGAGAGATAAAAACCTTAAACGGAACATCATTTTCATCGCCAATTACAGCGGGTAGTTTAGCTTGTTTGCGGCAGGCTTTTCCGGGTGCATCGGTAAAAGCCATTATAGAAGTACTTCATTCAACTGCAAGTTTGGACGGTAATACAGATGATCGCCTAGGTTATGGTATAGCTAATTTTGAGCAGGCTTATTTAGAACTGGAAAAGTCACTTAGTCAGGTTGAAGATGAATTAATCGGTTTGAAGATATTACCTAACCCGGTTAAGGAAATTTTAAAAGTAAGGGGGCTTGATGATAAAAAATATATCTATTCTATATGTGATAGTTCGGGTAGGATGGTGTTATCGGGTTCTGATAATTTAAATAATGGAATTGATTTATCAATTCTGAAAAAAGGCTATTATCAATTAATTATTCTAAACGGGAATACAAAGATCAACCTTGGTTTTATTAAATAA
- a CDS encoding nitronate monooxygenase, translated as MNNRITELFGIKYPIIQGGMIWVSGWKLASAVSNAGGLGLIGAGSMYPDVLREHIQKCNKATDRPFGVNVPMLYPNIEEIMDIIIEEGVKIVFTSAGNPKTWTSKLKSEGITVVHVVSNLKFALKAQEAGVDAIVAEGFEAGGHNGREETTTLVLIPTLRDKIEIPLIAAGGISTGKSMLAAMAIGADGVQIGSRFVATKESSAHESFKNEIIKAGDGETYLTLKELAPVRLLKNKFFNRLVEAYESGAGRKELVDLLGRSRAKKGMFEGDLDEGELEIGQVSALINEISSAEEVIIEIVEGYNRALDRIKNL; from the coding sequence ATGAATAATAGAATAACAGAACTTTTTGGAATAAAATATCCTATTATTCAGGGGGGGATGATTTGGGTTTCCGGATGGAAGTTAGCCTCGGCTGTAAGTAATGCAGGAGGTCTTGGCTTAATAGGTGCAGGGTCGATGTATCCTGATGTATTGAGAGAACACATACAAAAATGCAATAAAGCCACTGACAGACCTTTTGGTGTAAATGTTCCTATGTTGTATCCGAATATTGAAGAAATAATGGATATAATTATTGAAGAAGGTGTAAAAATAGTTTTTACATCTGCAGGAAATCCCAAAACATGGACTTCAAAATTAAAGAGTGAAGGTATTACTGTGGTCCATGTAGTTTCGAACCTAAAGTTTGCTTTAAAAGCCCAGGAAGCAGGTGTTGATGCAATAGTAGCAGAAGGGTTTGAAGCAGGAGGGCACAATGGTAGGGAAGAGACTACTACTTTAGTATTGATACCAACCCTGAGAGATAAAATAGAAATTCCGTTGATTGCAGCGGGAGGAATTTCAACAGGTAAGTCGATGTTGGCAGCAATGGCAATTGGAGCGGATGGTGTTCAAATAGGATCCAGATTTGTAGCGACAAAAGAATCTTCGGCACACGAAAGTTTTAAGAATGAAATTATAAAAGCAGGCGATGGGGAAACTTATCTTACTTTAAAAGAACTGGCCCCGGTGAGGCTGCTAAAGAATAAGTTTTTTAACAGGCTTGTGGAAGCCTACGAATCGGGTGCAGGAAGAAAAGAGTTAGTAGATCTCCTGGGAAGATCAAGAGCCAAAAAAGGGATGTTTGAAGGCGATTTAGATGAAGGAGAACTGGAGATAGGGCAGGTTTCAGCTCTGATAAATGAAATTAGTTCGGCCGAAGAGGTAATAATTGAAATTGTTGAAGGTTATAACCGTGCACTAGACAGAATAAAGAATTTATAG
- a CDS encoding DUF748 domain-containing protein, producing MKTAVKITVFIIVLLAIAIFSAPYIAETYINKNGKELIGRKVYIDDIDLNIFNGNAEISGLNLLEEDDSSTFVSFDKLEINIAVSDLFSRKIHIEKLHISNPFISLFTKKNEYNFSSLAAADSTTVKDTIQSNNKEAYKFVLKDFKISSGEILFNNYDKNISHNIKNINIIMPHFELNDTVETELEISIEKGSDIKTKLSYLKQTGNYKLNIDIKKLKLSRFYQYTSPYINLSSVEGNLFANLLIKGNTNTPSKPKITGELGMDSLKLTDNKQLEFLSLEKFKVNTDTINLKDMTIPIDSIYFDNLTVSYQIYEKSTNLDRLLINSDEEKTAAKNDTADTSENNKINWSIKHFLVENSSLKFDDYSLNPEDFNFTLSNIKIKADSIASGRKLNAEFSSSGPEGGSIDSEISTDPDNMPNGDYDVYVKNVNAKNLSPYTLNYFAYPIESGKINLTLTNNIENDFLKSRIIIEAFNMEVGKKRKDIEAKNEVRLRTAIKVANDRNNRIYFDIPMKGDINDPHFRYRKAIVKVLTLNLVKVAASPTKLIPHTNKNPK from the coding sequence ATGAAAACAGCTGTTAAAATAACGGTATTTATAATTGTATTACTTGCAATAGCGATATTTTCTGCTCCATATATTGCCGAAACATACATCAATAAAAACGGTAAAGAATTAATTGGCAGAAAGGTATATATTGATGATATCGATCTCAATATATTTAACGGGAATGCTGAAATTTCGGGGTTAAACCTGTTAGAAGAAGACGATTCATCCACTTTTGTAAGCTTCGATAAACTCGAGATAAATATCGCTGTTTCGGATCTGTTTTCACGCAAAATTCACATTGAAAAATTACATATCTCAAACCCTTTTATAAGCCTCTTCACGAAAAAAAACGAGTATAATTTCAGTTCACTTGCAGCCGCTGACTCTACAACAGTAAAAGATACTATCCAAAGTAACAATAAAGAAGCATATAAATTTGTTTTGAAAGATTTTAAAATATCTTCAGGTGAAATACTTTTCAATAATTACGATAAAAATATTAGCCACAACATTAAGAACATCAACATTATAATGCCTCATTTTGAGTTAAACGATACTGTTGAAACAGAATTGGAAATAAGTATAGAAAAAGGCAGTGACATCAAAACAAAGCTTTCTTATTTAAAACAAACAGGAAACTACAAGCTGAATATCGATATAAAAAAGCTTAAGCTTAGCAGATTCTACCAGTACACTTCACCATATATAAATCTTTCCTCCGTTGAAGGTAACTTATTTGCTAATCTCTTGATCAAAGGAAACACTAATACTCCTTCAAAACCAAAAATCACAGGAGAGCTTGGCATGGACTCCCTAAAACTTACCGATAATAAGCAATTGGAATTTTTATCTCTTGAAAAATTTAAGGTAAATACTGATACAATAAATTTAAAAGATATGACTATTCCGATAGACTCAATATACTTTGATAATCTTACTGTAAGCTACCAGATTTATGAAAAGTCGACTAACCTCGACAGGTTATTGATTAATAGTGATGAAGAAAAAACTGCTGCAAAAAATGATACTGCTGATACATCTGAAAACAACAAGATCAATTGGAGTATTAAACACTTCCTGGTTGAAAATTCCTCTTTAAAGTTTGATGACTACTCGTTAAATCCGGAAGATTTCAACTTCACGCTGTCGAATATTAAAATTAAGGCCGACAGTATTGCAAGTGGAAGAAAATTAAACGCAGAATTTTCATCATCAGGACCTGAAGGTGGCAGCATTGATTCTGAAATAAGTACGGATCCCGACAATATGCCTAATGGTGATTACGACGTTTATGTTAAAAATGTAAATGCAAAAAACTTATCTCCTTACACTCTTAACTATTTTGCCTACCCGATTGAAAGCGGTAAAATAAACCTGACTTTGACAAATAACATTGAAAACGACTTTTTGAAAAGCAGAATAATTATTGAAGCCTTCAACATGGAAGTAGGCAAAAAAAGAAAAGATATTGAAGCTAAAAATGAGGTCCGTTTAAGAACAGCAATTAAGGTAGCCAATGATCGAAATAACAGGATATATTTCGATATTCCAATGAAAGGAGATATAAACGACCCCCATTTCAGATACCGCAAAGCCATAGTAAAGGTTCTTACCCTTAATTTGGTAAAAGTAGCTGCATCACCAACTAAATTAATACCTCATACCAATAAAAATCCAAAATGA